Proteins found in one Panicum hallii strain FIL2 chromosome 4, PHallii_v3.1, whole genome shotgun sequence genomic segment:
- the LOC112890224 gene encoding uncharacterized protein LOC112890224 codes for MLLLPAAGARDATACPLGLQTLIAADSDAPTSSSSSPWGGNVATRTIAASARAVRCLASASGGGVGDGCDGREGEEGGGCWVSYGWRRRPRRLPPPIPSLRPLARERTADGRLVISREGAAHRVGARKVEDRRLVLELVDERDGGAAAPAHQQRPRRWSHPLDGHQEAKPAAGEEAAARAPAASPVPAEACFEGAIRAASRRGMRMSLPRMVH; via the coding sequence ATGCTCCTCCTCCCGGCCGCCGGAGCCCGCGACGCCACCGCCTGCCCCCTCGGCCTCCAGACCCTAATCGCCGCCGACTCCGACgcccccacctcctcctcgtcctccccgTGGGGCGGCAACGTGGCCACGCGCACGATCGCCGCCTCGGCCCGCGCGGTGCGTTGCCTCGCcagcgccagcggcggcggcgtgggggaTGGCTGCGacgggagggagggggaggaggggggcgggTGCTGGGTGTCTtacgggtggcggcggcgcccgcggcgcctgccgccgccgatCCCGTCGCTCCGGCCGCTGGCGCGGGAGCGCACCGCCGACGGCCGCCTCGTGATCTCGCGGGAGGGGGCCGCGCACCGCGTCGGCGCCAGGAAGGTCGAGGACCGCCGCCTCGTGCTGgagctcgtcgacgagcgcgacggcggcgcggcggcgcccgcgcaCCAGCAGCGTCCGCGGCGGTGGTCGCATCCGCTGGACGGGCATCAGGAAGCCAAGCCTGCGGCGGGCGAGGAGGCCgccgcgcgggcgccggcggcgtccCCGGTCCCGGCCGAGGCGTGCTTCGAGGGCGCGATccgcgcggcgtcgcggcgcgggATGCGGATGAGCTTGCCTAGGATGGTGCATTGA
- the LOC112890817 gene encoding uncharacterized protein LOC112890817, which yields MEMESALRVADLPACLVFAPEDEVAVEFYLLPRLLGWRPQIDGLILEDDPLSAPPWELLERNGRKEEAFFLAEGQARCGKGTRQKRTCAGGGWWEGQKTCAEGNKLRVPGGGDQEAAWRKKALNFHGGGGGEKGSTGWVMHEYAVTAPEDLARSPLRLYHIRRSSYGRKQSGAMEVPRALGLPPGFLFAPEDGDVVAHYLLRRILGQALPLDGLILDDDPLSAPPWELLERNGCKDDAFFFALGQAKSGKGSRQKRTCAGGGFWNGERTCVDGEKLRIPGPGGADEVAWRKKALSFQEGGEKGSTGWVMHEYAITAPDHLAESQLRLYRIRFSGHGKKRKRGEADSFADEAAPTAARRRVADDAPLDMSTSQPSYSSSMVMVDHADGNCPTGADQLAAAPVSISANQDLNPGITVDTSLDLGFLDNFDIDEFMRSLGDLPSTDPCVLPAVTDTGAYLHADAVGSSFFGQMGSPYNGVGTGQVASSSLRRGCMEPADAFFTGPNQSYAAC from the coding sequence ATGGAGATGGAGTCGGCTCTGCGCGTGGCCGATCTGCCGGCATGCCTCGTGTTCGCTCCCGAGgatgaggtggcggtggagttCTACCTCCTCCCCCGCCTCCTGGGCTGGCGGCCTCAGATCGACGGCCTCATCCTCGAGGACGACCCGCTGAGCGCGCCGCCGTGGGAGCTTCTCGAGCGGAACGGGCGCAAGGAGGAAGCTTTCTTCCTCGCGGAGGGGCAGGCGCGGTGCGGGAAGGGGACGCGGCAGAAGCGGACCTGCGCTGGTGGCGGCTGGTGGGAGGGGCAGAAGACGTGCGCGGAAGGCAACAAGCTGCgcgtccccggcggcggcgaccaggAGGCCGCGTGGCGCAAGAAAGCCCTCAacttccacggcggcggcggcggcgagaaggGAAGCACGGGATGGGTGATGCACGAGTACGCGGTCACCGCCCCGGAGGATCTGGCCCGCTCGCCCCTGAGGTTGTACCACATCCGACGCAGCAGCTACGGGAGGAAGCAGAGCGGCGCCATGGAGGTGCCGCGCGCGCTCGGTCTCCCGCCGGGCTTCCTCTTTGCTCCCGAGGACGGCGATGTCGTCGCACATTACCTCCTCCGCCGCATCCTGGGCCAGGCCCTCCCGCTGGACGGCCTCATCCTCGACGACGACCCACTGAGCGCACCGCCGTGGGAGCTCCTCGAGCGTAACGGATGCAAAGACGACGCATTCTTCTTCGCTCTGGGGCAGGCAAAGAGCGGCAAGGGTTCGCGGCAGAAGCGGACATGCGCAGGCGGTGGGTTCTGGAATGGCGAGAGGACTTGCGTTGACGGTGAGAAGCTGCGAATCCCTGGCCCCGGCGGCGCGGATGAGGTGGCGTGGCGCAAGAAAGCTCTCAGCTTCCAGGAAGGGGGCGAGAAGGGCAGCACGGGGTGGGTGATGCACGAGTACGCGATCACCGCCCCGGACCACCTGGCGGAGTCACAGCTGAGGCTTTACCGCATCCGGTTCAGCGGCCACGGCAAGAAGCGAAAGAGGGGAGAAGCGGATTCCTTCGCCGACGAAGCAGCTCCAACCGCGGCCCGGCGGCGTGTGGCTGATGACGCTCCGCTCGACATGTCAACTTCGCAGCCCAGCTATTCTTCTTCCATGGTGATGGTGGATCACGCCGATGGTAATTGTCCCACTGGTGCAGACCAGCTCGCAGCAGCGCCGGTGTCAATTTCGGCGAACCAGGACCTCAACCCCGGCATCACCGTCGATACCTCCTTGGATTTGGGCTTTCTTGACAACTTTGACATCGACGAGTTCATGCGTTCCCTCGGCGACTTGCCCTCAACCGACCCGTGCGTCTTGCCAGCAGTGACGGATACGGGAGCATATCTTCATGCCGATGCTGTGGGATCAAGCTTCTTCGGCCAGATGGGATCACCGTACAATGGCGTCGGCACCGGTCAGGTGGCATCATCTTCTCTGCGTCGCGGCTGCATGGAGCCTGCAGATGCCTTCTTCACTGGGCCCAACCAATCCTATGCAGCCTGTTAG